A region of Desulfolithobacter dissulfuricans DNA encodes the following proteins:
- a CDS encoding amidohydrolase family protein: MPSPVLHRASWLVPVSRPVIRDGGLVVQEGIILDLGPFEVMQARFSGAAVQTHPDTLLLPGLINAHIHLELSHLGFLARRQQRPATFTGWIEEMLRERERHGATGSQVTAAAREVLARQHRDGVIALADIGNTDTCLEIQPGFPGVVQSYLELLGLSRAAAERSLAVLAGQDDSRMCTAHAPYSTHRQLIVALKERARRLGHRFPIHVAEPAVEEELVCHGRGEIADFLRRRGFWDGSFQPAGIDNAGSVQYLDQLGVLDSDTLCVHCVHVREEAIQIMARQQVRICLCPGSNRFLGVGKAPVADFLAAGLLPALGTDSLTSNPEVSLWREMHILRQDHPAISDRNIVAMATLGGARALGLEQDYGTLEPGRRAAVLAIAAGEVHDGDQVYPFLTDGRQKQITWM, encoded by the coding sequence ATGCCTTCTCCTGTTCTTCACCGTGCCTCCTGGCTGGTACCTGTCAGCCGTCCTGTCATCAGGGATGGCGGACTGGTGGTGCAGGAAGGTATCATCCTCGACCTCGGACCCTTTGAGGTTATGCAGGCCCGTTTTTCCGGGGCAGCGGTCCAGACCCATCCCGATACCCTTCTCCTTCCCGGCCTGATCAACGCCCATATCCACCTGGAGCTTTCCCATCTTGGTTTTCTTGCCCGGAGGCAGCAACGACCTGCCACCTTTACCGGCTGGATCGAAGAGATGCTCCGTGAGCGCGAGCGTCACGGCGCCACAGGGTCACAGGTTACGGCCGCAGCCCGGGAGGTCCTGGCCCGCCAGCACCGGGATGGGGTGATTGCTCTTGCCGATATCGGCAACACCGATACCTGTTTGGAGATCCAGCCCGGGTTTCCCGGTGTTGTCCAGTCCTATCTCGAGCTGCTCGGCCTGAGCCGGGCGGCGGCCGAGCGCAGCCTGGCCGTGCTGGCCGGGCAGGATGACAGCCGCATGTGCACGGCCCATGCGCCCTATTCCACCCACCGGCAGCTGATCGTGGCCCTGAAGGAGCGGGCCCGGCGCCTTGGCCACCGGTTTCCCATCCATGTAGCCGAACCAGCGGTGGAAGAGGAGCTGGTCTGCCACGGGCGCGGAGAGATCGCTGATTTTCTGCGTCGGCGCGGCTTCTGGGACGGTTCTTTTCAACCTGCCGGGATTGACAATGCAGGGTCTGTGCAGTACTTAGATCAACTTGGTGTCCTGGACTCCGATACCCTGTGCGTCCACTGTGTGCATGTCCGGGAAGAGGCGATTCAAATCATGGCCCGACAACAGGTCAGGATCTGTCTCTGCCCCGGTTCTAACCGCTTTCTCGGGGTGGGGAAGGCGCCGGTGGCGGACTTTCTTGCTGCCGGTCTGCTGCCGGCCCTGGGCACGGACAGTCTGACCTCCAATCCCGAAGTGTCGCTCTGGCGGGAGATGCATATCCTGCGACAGGACCATCCGGCCATATCCGACAGGAACATTGTCGCCATGGCCACCCTGGGAGGTGCCAGGGCGCTGGGCCTGGAACAGGACTATGGAACCCTGGAGCCGGGCCGCAGAGCCGCGGTGCTCGCCATTGCGGCCGGGGAAGTGCATGATGGCGATCAGGTCTACCCGTTTCTGACCGATGGCCGGCAAAAACAGATAACCTGGATGTGA